Proteins encoded together in one Planctomycetaceae bacterium window:
- a CDS encoding co-chaperone GroES, with protein MSLDNEAISSDSKPIETVEPIGKRVLIRKDEDKKETRGGIKLPDNIEIPTITGRVVAVSAEVENMPEIPLKQYDKVLFNPKGAIPVDFEGDNRLFVVEVESIVAVFRRS; from the coding sequence ATGTCGTTGGATAATGAAGCAATTAGTTCAGATTCAAAACCGATTGAAACCGTAGAGCCTATTGGTAAACGAGTTCTTATTCGCAAAGACGAAGATAAAAAAGAAACCAGAGGCGGTATCAAGCTGCCGGACAATATTGAGATTCCAACGATAACCGGCAGGGTGGTTGCAGTTTCTGCGGAGGTCGAAAATATGCCCGAGATACCGCTCAAGCAATACGACAAAGTTTTGTTTAATCCCAAAGGCGCGATACCGGTTGATTTCGAAGGGGACAATAGATTGTTTGTTGTTGAAGTTGAAAGTATCGTGGCGGTTTTCAGACGGTCCTAA